The Euleptes europaea isolate rEulEur1 chromosome 2, rEulEur1.hap1, whole genome shotgun sequence genome has a segment encoding these proteins:
- the NRTN gene encoding neurturin has translation MKVWKSAAIASMLLSSMLSILVCRDFFSRSQKFSSSSSSPLLPGGQRRLPRALGRRNSLISHYSTLFESYTEGEIRQLISALIERYSQSMNSGGHELPLFTKAGNRMKRAKARHKPCSLKELEVTVSELGLGYTSDETVLFRYCSGTCDSAVRNYDLSLRNVRKMKKIKKEKVRARPCCRPLAYDDDISFLDAGNRYYTVNEVSAKECGCV, from the exons ATGAAGGTATGGAAGTCAGCGGCCATAGCCTCGATGCTCCTCAGCTCCATGTTGTCAATTTTGGTTTGTAGAGACTTTTTCAGCAGAAGCCAGAAATTCAGCTCTTCCTCTTCGTCTCCTTTGCTCCCTGGAGGTCAGAGAAGACTCCCGCGGGCTCTGGGACGCCGTAATTCGCTGATTTCCCATT ACAGCACATTGTTCGAGAGCTACACAGAGGGAGAAATCCGCCAGCTGATCTCTGCATTAATCGAGCGGTACAGCCAGTCAATGAACTCTGGTGGCCACGAGCTTCCATTGTTCACCAAAGCCGGCAACCGGATGAAGCGTGCCAAGGCCCGCCATAAGCCCTGCTCCCTCAAGGAACTGGAGGTCACTGTCAGCGAGCTGGGCCTGGGCTACACGTCGGACGAGACGGTGTTGTTCCGCTACTGCAGCGGCACCTGCGATTCAGCAGTGCGGAACTATGACTTGTCTTTGAGAAACGTGCGGAAGATGAAGAAGATCAAGAAAGAGAAAGTGAGGGCTCGGCCGTGCTGCCGCCCCCTGGCTTATGACGACGACATCTCCTTCTTGGACGCGGGGAACCGTTACTACACAGTGAACGAGGTGTCAGCCAAAGAATGTGGTTGTGTGTGA